From the Miscanthus floridulus cultivar M001 unplaced genomic scaffold, ASM1932011v1 os_2749, whole genome shotgun sequence genome, the window CTGCCTTGAGAGTCAAGCAAAGGATACACCGTATCAACCTTGATCTATTGCCGAGATATTCTAACACGCCCCGACAATCACAACACCCCTGACAAGTTTGTCTCTCGGGAAGTTGCTTTAGTGAAGCCATCGGCAATCCGATTAGTAGTACTAATAAATCTGATATCCAGACGCTTTGCTGCAACTTGCTCTCGCACAAAGTGAAAATTAATTTCTATGTGCTTAGTACAAGCATATAAACACCGGATTAGCTGATAAATAATTGGCTCCAATGGTTGTACACCATAAACATGCAGCTTGAGGATGTGAGATACCCCAATTCATCAAGTAACTTTTTGTACCGACATTACCTCAGCCTGTAGCATTGGCCCTAAGATTTTATACTCAGCTTCTGTGCTTGATCTAGAGACCGTCGCCTGCTTCCTTGCCACACCAAGACAATCAGGTTGCAACCAAGGAAAACAGCAAAGCCACCTGTTGAACGCCTGCCATCAGGGCAACCGGTCCAGTCTGCATCAGAAAACGCACTCACAAGCATAGAGTCAGATTTCTTAATTTTGAGACCAAGACCGATTGTTCCTTGTACATATCTTAAAATACATTTCACAGCTTCCCAGTGAACAGTAGTTGGAGAGTGGAGGAACTGACCGACTTTGTTAACTGAAAAAGATAAGTCTGGTCGTGTTAGGGTCAAGTATTGGAGTGCGCCAACAATACTCCTGTACCTCGGTAGAATCTCTGTTCCCAACTGTGTTCCActgcactacaccacaacaccatatcaccgtcagacatctgacaCTAAAACtttttttatcgatggatgatctgacgctaaagataactcacaGACAATCTGATGCTAAATCCTCATTTAGCGATTTGCTGTCTGTCGCCATAGGTACTCATATTTAACGTTAACTGTCCGACGCTAAAATGAGGTATATTGTTTGTCGCCAAAAATAAATGGGCCCCACCCTCGCGCGCATATTCATCTCGCGCACCCGTTTACATTCATCTCCCGGCCAAATATTGGCCTGGCCCACGAGTACAAAAACCCTAGCCCAAATCCCAAATCTAGAAGCGCCCAACCTGCCCGTGCGCCAaccgccctctccctctcccaaatGGCGCCCCGCCCGGCCAGCCCCAAATCTCGCCGGATCTTCCCCCTCGCCCTCACCAACGGCGTCGAGCAATCCTCCCCTCACCGACGCTGACCTCCTCTCCCCCTCGTGCTCCTCCACATCTGGGGCGTCGTGCTGGGGCTATCTGATGACAACCGATGAGGGGCGCACGGTGGAGCTCGCGAAGTCTCCTACCAGGCCTCACCGGCAAGGACTGGCCGTGCGTGCCCCTGCCTCCCGGCGCCCACACCCACAGGTGGCGCAGGCCGCGGCCGAGGGCGTGGTGGCCACGAGCCGCATACTGTGCCATCTGCAGAGCAGGCCGTGCCTCGAGGAAGAGAGTAGCCGACGCCGTACCCGCCTATCTCCTTTGATTCGAAGCTCGTCGTCGCGGGGGACGACCGCTGCCCTGCCGTTCGACGCGTCATTCCGTCGACTTCGTCTTCGCGGTACGCCGCCCATCGACGCCGCCAATGCGCCCGGCTGACCTCGCCACCGAGACCACGCGGATCCTGAAGCCCCGAGGGCCATCTCGTCGTGCTCACGTCTAGCGCCGCCGACGCCTACAACCTCTGCTCGATCCAGGCGCTCTACCGTCCCTACGCCTACAGCCTTCGGCTTGTCCTAGCGCCTCCAGGATTTGGGGTGTTAATTCCTCAAATTGGATGGTTCCTCGGGCCGATTTGACTATTTGCGGTCTATTGCTGTGTTAGTTTTGTGCTTTTCTTTCGATTTGTGTTTCTTTGGCTCCAATGTCGGGTGGTGTTAAAACCAACCTGAGTAGAATACTGAGCAATTCGCGTTCTAATGTTTTGATTATCTATCCTCCCCCCTGTCCCTGTGTATTGTTCGTTGATAGGCTAATGTTTGCAGATAATGGTGTCCAGTCTGAATTTAGGCAACATGAATATTTGTGCAAGTTTCAAGAGAAGTAGCTGAGGTGAGCGACTAAGCATCCTGTTATAACTAGTAAGATAATTGTGTGTGTCCCCTCATGAGTGCTAGATGTGTGTTTTCCATTTATTTTAAAGTTCGTGGTAGATTTATCTCTACCAGATGCAGACTCCTAAAAGAATATTGGTAGTGATACCTATATCCAGTCATTATATTATTTCTTATATGCTTTAAATATTAGTAACTGAAATTAGACCCTAACTGCTCAGTACTGATTGGATAGCATTCAGTACATGGTAACATGGTGGGCACCTGTTCCTTGTATAATGTCTAATAGATCTGCTTTTAGAACATTGTTCTTTTCTTGTCGACCAAAGCTGGAACGATGGTAGAAGCTTGGATCCTTTTTTTCTACTACAAATACAAATGAACTAGTGTCTATGTTGTTCTTCAACATTGTCTTGCTCTATGTAGTGACTTGACCTGTTGATACAGTGGACGTGCTATGTGTTTCAATGTTGTGATATACATGCATGTGCTATGCTTCTCAGCTGAGGTGGCATGAGAAGATAGTGCACACATTCCAGTTTCCACATTTTTTGTGGATTTCTTCTCATCCATATTTTGTTTGATATTCAGTTCATTTGAATTATTCATGTACCAGAGACCTGCGTTATAGTTAAAAATTAAGAGTAGCTTTTGCCACAGAATATTCTTTTATTTGAAGCACACTTTGATGCTATTTTTCAAGCTTAGTGTTATTCTCCATGGCCTCAATCAGTCTGAATGTTAGGACTTATCATGCTGAATTGAACATATATCATTTATGCCAACATGAACAAAAATTGGATGATTGATAATTTAATTTAGTTAGTTTTATCCTTCAAGTCTTCAACTATCTACATAAGTGATTGGCAACAAGTGTTAAGCTATCAGAAATGTAACTTTACAAATGATCTTTAGTGTTGGTTGACTTTGCCCTGGTATTCTATTGGAAGTGGTAAGTCAAAACCTGATTCTTTTTGGACATGTTTGATGTACAGccagatgaagatcaagatgatCCAGATGAACGACATGATCCTGACTCTGATATGGAAGTGGATGATCACAAGCTAGGCTGTGGACGAGTCAACgaggtctctctctccctccctccctctctagcCCCTTCCCTCTCTGAGTGACGATACTCATTACGTTTTGGGTTTTATTTTTCATCCTGATGTGTGGCCCTCGTCAATTTTTGTAGGAGGAGCATTCTAGGTATAAAAGTCAAGAGAGAATTTGGTGAAAATGAGACCAAAGTGCAGgtattttcattttcttttgcacTTCTGTTTGCTCGACTAATGTGATTATCTGCTGACATTCTTATTGATCTTGTATTGTATAGGATGGTGGCAGAATTGCATCTGACCATAGAGGACTGGAACCCATGGCAGAAGACATTGGTTCCTCGAAGCAAGCTCCTGTAAGTGCCTAATTACATGGTTAAAGATAGACTAGTCAAAAAGAAATTGGAATGGATGTCCACATTGTTACTTTTGTAATCATAACGTTCAACATATATTTCTTACTTATATGTTATTTGCTAGTAATTCTATTTGTCATCTAGTTAAAATTGCCATAGACCATGCTCAATGCAGCCTAATTACACATTATGCAGCTCCAATCAAAGATATAAATCCATCTAGGTTTGTCCTAAGGGCAAGCTTTTTAACTTTGACTATAAAATCTAAATTATATAGATTAACCAGACAAGCTTGACATTACAACTTTACTAGACTCATTATAGAAACTACTTTTGTAATTCATAActcttttcatttgaaataatatGTTGGTGGTCAAtgctagagaagtttgactttttATGACTTAGGTCAAAGTTATAGATATATGTGATCGGAGGAAGTAACTATGACTTTTTGTTTGCCGGTTGTGTTGTCTTATACTCTTGTGCGCCTTTATATGATGGCATATAAATTTATGCCCACACAGTCGATTAAAGCACGGGAGCAGCAGCAACAATCACAGCACCAGATCCAGATGCAGCAACTCTTGCTACAGAAGCATGCACAGCACAACAGCATCcgcaagagcagcagcagcaacggcGGCAGCAGAAGCAAACAGCAGCGCAGTGAAAACACTGATTTTACAACTAGTGCCCAGAATGGTACTGTTGCTGTTGATCCTCCCGTGCGACAAAATGATACAGCTGCAAGTGCTTTATCTGCAAAGATATATGAGGATAGGATGAAAATTACTGTTCAGAGGGATCTTTCAGAAGAGGCTTTTATGAAGGTATTTTTCTCAATTTTATTATCCACAGCTGCTTCAATATTTGCTAATTTGTACACTGAATATAAAATGGTCTGTTTTATTTATAATGCAGCAAAGGCTCACTGAAAGCATTGGCCCATTACTGGAATCAGACCCGACCTCAATTCTAAAGTCACCTGCAAGATCATCTCTAGCTTCAGGGTACCGTCCACTCCATTTTATTCTGTAGCATTTACATGTGAGGACATATCTAGTGCAAACCTTTGTCAAATTTGATTTGGCTTTCTTCCAACTGTTATTAGGCAAATCTTCCATAGATCAGCTGGTGGCGTGTCTGGTTCATTACTGCAAGCTCTGGTCAGGAGCCAGCCACTTCTGGGATCAACACAGGTTGATAGTTTATATTCAGATATTATATCCTTCTATTGTTAATATCCATAATTGATGGGGGAAGTTCTATCAGGATATGAAGGCAGAAACAAATGTAGCTTTGAACCTGAGAGCTGCAGGTGCAGATGGATCACTATTTGGAGCATCAGGTGTCTAACATCGAACTCTCttgttatttgatgcttctgtttAGTACAGTCACTTGTTTTTTTCACAACTAAAGCCCTGCTGAATGTAGAATTCAAAATAAAAATATAACCTTGGGATATTCTTCAGTCTGCATGTCTAATGGAGATTTTAAGGGCTGCACTGTTTTTTTCTCTCGAACAACGCAAGGGCTGCACTGTTATGTTTGTAACATACTTTTCCATCTTCGTTTTCATGTTTGGCAGGCTCTAATCAGGCGGGGAACAATTTGACCTTGAAAGGGTGGCCTCTCACAGTTAGTTCTTCACCTTTTCTAGGCTTCCAGTCACTTGCATTCTAAGTTATAATTGGAAGCAAGTTTGCCTGTTACACATTCTTGTGCTCTTATGACACGTGTCCTTTTGATCATAACTATTCAGGGTTTAGAACATCTTCGATCTAGATGATGTACTGTGCAAGACAAGATTGTATGTTATATATGTATTGATCTCTATGTGATGTATGTGTTTCTATATCTTTATGTGATGGACCTTAAGCTTGAATCTGGGTATGATATGTACTACATATTTTCTCAttgtatttattttttttatatatttatatagtcTTGTAGAACAATCTGTCGCTATAAATACATGTACTATTGGATGATCTGTCGGTATATGTCTAGTAACAGAGCATTTGTCGCTAAAGTGTAGCAGcagactatctgtcgctaaaaaaattcagggcaatggactgtctgacgctaaagattttcAGCGACAGGACTTATAGCGTCTGcagaagtctgtcgctataactttttagtgTCAGATTGTCTGTCGCTGTAGCTGCTTTTAGTGTCAGACCgtccatcgctaatcttggtgttgtggtgtagtgctgGTAACTGATAATTTTTTGGCAGTGCCAAGTGGTGTCTTCACAGGTTTACAAAGCTGCATATCGACTCTTTtaagaatgtcagatgcatatcgTTCTTGTGTCAACAATagctcatctttctttctctgaaCCTGAATCCCAAGAAAATAATGTAAGTCTCCTTTTGATGGCAAATTCCTTCCCAAGATCATGGAGCAAAGCAGAAACAACCTCCTATGAAGAACTAGCcacaataatgtcatcaacataaacaAGCATGAATATAACATAATTTCCCTTTCGATAAAAGAAGAGAGAGGTGTCGGCCTTAGATGGAACAAAACCAAGACTCTGAAGTTTATTGCAGAACCGTGAGTACCAAGCCCGATgcgcttgtttcaatccataaagAGCCTTGTCAAGGTTGCATATATAATGAGGTTTGGTTTTATCTTCATAACCAGGTGGTTGCCTCATATACACCTCTTCTTCAAGATAACCATGTAGGAAGGCATTTTGTACATCCAACTGCCTTAGACACCAATTTCTAGACATAGCAAGCGAAAGCACAAGCCTGATTGTAGCTGCCTTAACCACCGGACTAAACATGTCTTCAAAATCTATGCCATATCTTTGCTTGAATCCTTTTGCTACTAACCGCGCCTTATATCTATCCATCTTCCCATCTGACCTCCTTTTGATCTTATAGACCCATTTGTAATCTATCACATTTTTCCCTTTTAATGGTGGAACTAAATGCCAAGTTTTATTTCTATGTAATGCATCAAACTCGACATCCATGGCATGCTTCCAATTCTTATCAGCTAGAGAACTTTGTAAATTAGGTGGACCTTCAGAAGTAGTGACAAGCTGACCATAGTGTATTTGTACCATCGGTGTAAATTTTAGGTTTGTGAATACCTTGTTGCAAACGAGTAGTGGGTCATTATTGTTGTTGTGGAGGTGGTGATGGCACAGAAGATGGTGTAGGAGTAGACGGCGTAGAGGATCCCGGGAGCACCGGTGTGGCCGCCGCACCAGATCCCACCTCGAGCGACCTTGAAGCATGGGGCATAGAGGATCCGGGCAGCGGGCCCGAGGAAGATGTCGCTCCTCCTTGTCCCCCCATGCTTGGAGCTTGGTGCAGCGGATGCGGCCCAGATGGCCCAGATGGCACACGCGGAGAGGTGGAACGGGGCGACGACGTGGGAAGCGCAGGAGCCGCAGGCGCTGATGCAGTGGGCGGTGAATCCGAGGAGGATCCGGTCGGTGAAGCAGGAAAAATCATCCCCAGGATCAACGCTGGTCCCTGCTAAAAACGGAAAGGAGTGTGGGAGCATGAAACCACACTCGTTAGTTGCCGGAGTAGGGTCATTCGGCGCCAAATTTTCTAGAGAATCTTCAATCTGATTCAACTGATTAGTGCGCAGGGAATCATTATCAAAAGGATCAGAAGAATCGTTGTCCCCAAAcctagatgaggaagaagaaggatttcAGATCAAAGACGTGCTCCGGCATTGGGGTGGAGTTTGGCAAAAGGATAAACATTTTCATCAAAACAACATCCCGAGAAATATAAACACGACCTTCAGCAATGTCGAGACACTTGAAGCCCTTGTGCATGTTACTATATCCCAAGAACACACACTGTTCGGAACCAAACTGTAATTTTTGGGAGTCGTAAGGTCTAATATTAGGCCAACATGCGCACCCAAAAGTGCGAAGAGAGGAATAATTGGGTTGCTGATGAAAAAAGGCGTTCTAGTGGGGTTTGACCATCGATGACTTTGCTAGGGAGGCAATTGATAAGATAGGTAGAAGTGATGAATGCTTCATCCCAAAATTTAAGAGGCAAGGAGGCATGAGCCAGAAAGTGATAGACCGACT encodes:
- the LOC136535392 gene encoding transcriptional corepressor LEUNIG-like, translating into MRAAAIVGGRMGRRGQAIDMAQAAGELWLGTSREEGAGRRRRHLAGDRKKAPAAGAPDEDQDDPDERHDPDSDMEVDDHKLGCGRVNEDGGRIASDHRGLEPMAEDIGSSKQAPSIKAREQQQQSQHQIQMQQLLLQKHAQHNSIRKSSSSNGGSRSKQQRSENTDFTTSAQNGTVAVDPPVRQNDTAASALSAKIYEDRMKITVQRDLSEEAFMKQRLTESIGPLLESDPTSILKSPARSSLASGQIFHRSAGGVSGSLLQALVRSQPLLGSTQDMKAETNVALNLRAAGADGSLFGASGSNQAGNNLTLKGWPLTGLEHLRSR